A stretch of DNA from Gaiellales bacterium:
TAGATCTGGCCGTAGCTGGCGGCCCAGAAGTGGCGGATCGTCCGGTCGATCGCCCGCTTCAGGTCGTAGCCGCTACGCGGCTTCTGGGCGATCAGCCCGAGGATCGCCCACGTGGCCTGGGTGGGTTCCATATCTCGTTAAGATATATCACGGTGATACATTTGTCAAGCCGGCGAAGCCCTCGCAGCCGCCGCCTACACTGCCGTCTTCCTTCGTGGCCGACTCCGCCGACATGCTGCCGTTCGACGCCGCCGTCCGCTCCCGTCGCACCCACAAGGTGTTCGGCCGTGAGCCGGTGCCGCGGGCGACGCTCGACGAGCTGTTCGAGCTGGCGCGGTGGGCGCCGAACCACCACCTCACGCAGCCGTGGCGGTTCCGCGTCGTCGGGCCGCGGGCGCTCGCGGCGCTGAAGGCGGCCACCGACGACGGTGGCGTCAAGCTCGAGCGGGCGCCGACGCTGATCGTCGCGTCGGTCGTGCGCCAACCGGACCCGGTCGCCGACCAGGAAGATCTCTGCGCCGCCGCCTGTGCGTGCTTCATCGTCCTCACGGCCGCGCACGTGCGCGGGCTGGCGGGCTACTGGCGGACGCCCGCGGTGCTGCGCACGGAGGCGGGCCTGGAGGCGGTCGGCGTGCCGGATGACGAGCGCCTGCTGGGCCTCCTGCACCTGGGGCCGCCGGCGCGCGAGGCGCAGCCGCCCGAGCGGCTGCCGGCCGCGGGATTCGTGCGCTACCTCGACTGACCGCCGGACCGGATGGGCATGCTACGGGCATGCCGTACACGATCAAAGCGCTCGACGAATCGACGTGGCCCGCGTTCGCCGATCTCGTCGAGCGGAACAACGGAGTCTTCGGCGGCTGCTGGTGCATGGGCTTCCATCCAGAGGGCCCTGACCGGGAGTCCGCCGAGTGCAATCGCGACCGCAAGCTCGAGCGCGTCCGGGCCGGCACGACGCATGCCGCGCTCGTCTTCGACGGCGACGAGTGTCTGGGCTGGTGCCAGTTCGGGCCGCCGGACGAGCTGCCGCGGATCAAGAGCCGGGCGACGTACGAGCGAACCAGGACCGGGTCGCCGCCGGCCTGGCGGATCGCCTGCTGCTACGTGGGGAAGGGGAATCGCCGCAAGGGCGTGGCCTCGGCCGCGCTCGAGGGCGCGCTCGGGCTGATCGCCGGCCTCGGCGGTGGCACCGTCGAGGGATATCCCGAGGACGCCGCGTCGGTGCCGGCCGGCTTCCTCTTCAACGGTGCGCTCTCGACGTACGAGAAGCTGGGCTTCGACCGCGACCGCAAGATCGGCAAGCACCGCTGGGTGATGACGCGCGTCGTCCAGCCGGCCGCCCTAGGGCGACGCCGTTGACTGCTTGAACGGTCGCATCGCGACGTCCTCGGTCGCGCCCATACGACCATACAATTCGGCTGTGGCGAAACGCTGGCAGCTGCGGACATGGACGAAGGGCACCGGGGCGTCGGTCGAGCCGGCCGGCGCGCCCGATCGCCCGCGCACGCGGGCACGCCCGGGCGGCCTACCCGCACTGCCGCCGAAGCGCCCGTGGGCGCACGGCCGGCGGCGCGCGGCGGCGCCGCTTCCGGTCCAGCGCGTCGAGCGAGACGCCCGCCACCGGCACGCGCTCGGCTACCTCGACGAGGCCGCCCTCGCACGGCTCGAGAAGCTCGAGGCCGAGCTCGAGCGGTAGCCGGGCGGGGATCCCGGACCCGGGGCGTTTGCCCGCTCCGACGCGCGGGTACACGGCCGCGCATGGCCTCCGCCGTCGTGACGGGCTCCGACTCCGGGATCGGCCGCGCAGCCGCGGTCGCCCTCGCCGAGGACGGGTTCGACGTCGGCGTGACATGGCACTCCGACGAGGAGGGTGCCCGCGGCACCGCCCGGGAGGTCGAAGACCAGGGCCGGCGGGCCGAGGTGTGCCGGCTAGACCTCACCTCGCTTCCGGATGCCGCCGACGTCTTCGACGCGCTCTGCGAGGCGCTGGGCGGGATCGACGTGCTCGTGAACTGCGCCGGAGCAGGCGCCAGCTCGCCGTTCGTCGACGCGGACTGGGACTCCTGGCGGTCCGTCCTCGACGTCGACCTGAGCGGCGCGTTCCTGTGCGGGTAGCGGGCCGCCCGGCGCATGATCGACCAGGGCCGGGGCGGCCGGATCGTGAACGTCACCTCGGTGCACGAGCATGTTCCGCTGCGCGGCTCGGCCGCCTACTGCGCGGCCAAGGGCGGGCTCGGGATGCTCACCAAGGTGATGGCGCTCGAGCTGGCCGAGCACGGGATCACGGTGAACTCGGTGGCGCCGGGCGAGATCGCGACGCCGATGACCGGGAACGAGGACGTCGACCCCGAGACGATCGAGCGGCCGGGCATCCCGATGGCGCGGCCCGGCCACGCCGGCGAGATCGCCGCCGTGATCGCGTTCCTGGCGTCGCCCGCGGCGAGCTATGTGACCGGGACGTCGGTGGTCGCGGACGGCGGCCTGCTGCTGATGGCCGCGATCACGAACCAGGACGTGAAGCCCGAGCATTGACTCCGGTTGGAGGAAGAGGTTTGCGGCGCCGGGCGGCGAGGGTAGGACCGGCGCGGTTGAACCATCAGCTGACCGGAAGCGGCAATCGGCGTGCGGCTGATCGTGCCCGAACCCGACCGACCGGCCGGTCAGAAGGGGGGGAGGAGCATGACCTCAGCCGCTGCGTTGGGTCTCCAGGCCGGTCTCTCCGAGGTGGTGCGGGAGGCGAACCGCGAGGTGTACCTGCTCGCCGTCGACGGCGGCGCGAGCCCCGACGAGGAGCTCGAGCTGGCCTGTGCGTGCGGCCATGCCGACTGCGGGGAGCACGTCCTGATCACCGTCGAGCGCTATCTCAGCGTCCACGCCGACCCCGACCGGTTCGTCGTCTCGCCCGGGCACGCCGACGGCCGCCTGGCGGTGGTCGTCGATCGCGGTGCCGTGTACGAGGTCGTCCGCGTGGTCAGTGCAGCTCGAAGATCATTCTGACCGAGGTTCCCGGCTCATGCGGGGTGATCTCGACTCGGTCGGCGAGCATGCCGATCAACGGCAGGCCCAGACCGCCTTCGCCGGGCTCGGCCCGCGCTTGGGCTGCGCCGGTGCCGATCCCGGCATCGCACACGTCGATCACGACCGTCCTTCGGCCGAGACAGACGCCCACCTCGAGGATGCCGGGATCCCTGGGGTAGGCGTGCCGGACGACGTTCGCGCACGCCTCCGTGACGGTGAGCCGGATCCGGTCGAGATCGTCGTCCGTCAGGTCGGTGGCCAGGTTGGTGATGCCCGCCCGGACGTACGGCACCATCGCCGCCTCCGCCGGCAGTCGCCACCGGCATCGCGTCTTGACAAGTTCATGCGGCACGTCAACGTGGCTACCCCGACTGGCATCGGTCGAACCCTTCGCCGGAGCGGTATATTTCGGACGCCGGGTTGAACCTCCAGTTCTGCGATCTGCCATTGCGAGCAGAGGAGTTCAATGAGCCGTTTTGGTGTTTGGATCCACCCGGGGGCGCCCACCAGAGTCGAGGCCTGGGGCGAGCTCTGCATCTCGACCGTGCCCGATCTCCAGGCGTGCGTCCTGCGGGCGATCGACGAGCGGCCGGGCAGCCCGCTCGTGGTCGATCTGCGGCGGGTCTGGTTCTGCGATCTGGCCGGCCTGCGAGCCGCGTGGTGGATGCGGGATCTGGGCCGCTCGGTCGGGGCCGAGGTCGAGGTATGCGAGTCCGCGGCGATCCGCCACGTCGCGCGGCTGGTCGGGCAGCTCCGCGCAGCCCGCATCGCCTGAGACGACACCTTTCGCTCATCGGGATAGGCTGGGGTCATGGCGCAGACCGACGAGCGTGTCGAGTTCGAGCGACTCCTCGAGTTCGTCCGGGTCGAGCGGAACTTCGACTTCACCGGCTACAAGCGGTCGAGCCTTACGCGGCGCACGGACCAGCGGATGCGCGAGCTCGGCATCGAGGGCTATGCGAACTACCTCGACCACCTCCAGGGCGCAGTCCCGGGATCGAGCGGGCCGAGTCGCTGCTCGCCGATCGCTACGGCATCAGCCGGAGGCGCGTTCACCCTCCGCACGTCTCCAGCCGCTCGAACCGCAAGCTCGCGATGTCGCCGCCCACGTCGTCAACGAGGAGGCCGGCGGCAGAGGTGCTAACCTCGCTCCGTCCGGGTAGAACAGCCTGCCCACGCGGCGCACCGCGTCGCCGCCACGACTCTTCGGGAGGCTGTCGGACTGGCTGAGGAAGGTCGCATCGCCGTCCACTACCTGGGGCACGTGCGGGTGGTCGCCCTCGTGGGTGAGCACGATCTCTCGACGGTCGACGCGCTGTCCGACGAGATCGAGCGCCAGTTCGGCACGGCGCCGCACGTCGTCGTCGACCTGACGAGGGCGACGTTCGTCGACTCGACGGTCGTCTGCGCGCTCGCGCTCGGCGGTGAGCACGCCCGCGCCCGGTCGGCGTGCCGGTTCGCCGTGGTTGCGGCGCCGGACAGCTTCGTGCACAAGGTCTTCGACATGGTCGACCTGCGCAACATGATGCCGACCTACGAGACGCTCGAGGAGGCGCTGGCCGACGGGGGGGTGATCCAGGCGCAGACGACCCGGCTCAGACCAGTGTGACCTCGAGGCCGGCGGCCCGGACGGCCTCGACCTCGTCTGGCGCGGCGTCGCTGTCGGTGATCAGCTCGTCGACGTCGTCGACGCCGCAGATGCGGGCGAACGCCACCTGGCCCAGCTTGGAGCTGTCGGCGACCACGACGACCCGGCGGGCGCGGTCGATCAGGGCGTGGTTCGTGTGCGCCTCGACCTCGTGGTGCGTGGTGAACCCCTCGCCGACGGAGATGCCGTCCACGCCGACGAGCACGAGGTCGAGGTTCAGCGTCGCGAGCGCCCCCTCGGCGAGCGGGCCGACGAGCTCGTAGGACTCGGGCCGGGCGACGCCGCCGGTGACGACCAGCTTCAGGTTCGGCCGCACCGCGAGCTCGGAGGCGATGCTGAGCGAGTTCGTGACCACCGTGAGCCGACGCCGATCGGTGAGCGCCCGGGCCACCTCGGTCGTCGTCGTGCCGCCCGTCATCCCGATCGCGGCGCCCTCGGCCACCCGCGCCGCGGCGGCCTGGGCGATGCGCGACTTCTGCTCCTGGCGGTCGGCGCTGCGGTAGCGCAGCGGGAGCTCGTAGAGCACGCCGTGGGCGACCGCGCCGCCGTGCGTGCGTGCCAACAGACGCTGGCCCTCGAGCAGGGCCAGGTCGCGGCGGATCGTGGCCGCCGAGACGCCCATGGCGTCCACCAGGTCGCCGACGCCCACGGAGCCCTGCGTGGAGAGCTGCGTGATGATGTGGTTGAACCGGTCGGACTGGCGCATGGGGGCCCATCCTACCCGCGGCCCACGCCCATTCGCTGTTGAATTCTGCGCGTTTCTTGCGTAAAGTCGCTCGATATGAGCGCAACCGTGCACGAGCTGACCAGCCAGCCGACGCTCTGGCGCCACGCGGCTGGGCTCGAGCCGGATCCCGCGCTCCCCGCCCACGGTCTGAGGGTGGCCGTCGTCGGCTGCGGCACCTCGCTCTACATCGCCCAGGCATACGCCCGCTCGCGCGAGGAGGCCGGGCACGGCGAGACCGACGCGTTCGCCGCCTCGGAGTTCCCCGCCGGCCGCGCCTACGACGCGGTGCTCGCGCTCTCGCGCTCGGGCACGACGACCGAGGTGCTCGTGGCGCTCGAGCGGCTCGGCTCCGGCACGCCGACCGTGGCGGTCACGGCGCTCGCGGACAGCCCGCTCGCGGAGGCGGCGGCCGCCACCGTGGTGCTCGCCTTCGCCGACGAGCGCTCCGTCGTCCAGACCCGCTTTGCGACGACGGCGCTCGTCTACCTGCGCGCACATCTCGGCGTCGACCCGGCCGCGGCCGCGGACGCCGCCGAGGTCGTCCTGACCGACCCGCTGCCGGTCGACCCGACCGGCTTCGACCGCTTCCACTTCCTCGGCTACGGGTGGACGGTCGGCCTGGCCGCCGAGGCGGCCCTCAAGCTGCGCGAGGCCGGGCGGGCGTGGACCGAGTCCTACCCGGCGATGGAGTACCGGCACGGCCCGATCGCGACCGCCGACACGCGGACCCTCGTCGTCGCGTTCGACCCGCTCGACGCCGCCCTCGCGGGCGACATCCGGGCGACCGGCGCCCGCCTCCTCGACGCCGGGCCGGAGCCGCTGGCGACGCTGGTGATGTGCCAGCGGCTCGCGGTCGAGCTCGCCGTCGCCCGCGGCTTCGACCCGGACACCCCCCGCAACCTCACACGATCGGTGGTGCTCACATGAGACGTCGGCTAGTCCTCGCGACCGCGCTCGTCGCGGCGCTCTCCCTCGCCGCAGGCTGCGGCGGCGGCTCCGGCGGGTCGAGCGGCGGGCGGGTGAACATCGTGCTCTGGCACGGCTACGTCGACACCGAGGGCAAGGCGATCACCGCCGCCGCCGCCCTCTTCAACAAGACGCATCCGAAGATCCACATCACCATCCAGAACTACGGCAACTCCGACTATGCGCTCCAGAAGGTGCTGACCGCGATCCGCGGCGGCAGCTACCCCGACATCGTCTACCTGTACGGCTCGTGGGCCGCGAACGTCGCCCGCACGCCGCACGCCGTCGACCTCGCGCCGATGATCAAGTCCGACCCGTCGATCCGCTGGAACGACTTCTGGCCGGCAGAGCGGCAGGCGGTGACGGTGGGGGACAAGATCATCGGCGTCCCCGCGCTCGTCGACAACCTGGCGCTCGTCTACAACAAGACGCTCTTCCGCCAGGCCGGCATCCCGTATCCGACGGCGAGCTGGACGTGGGCCGATCTCCGGGCCGCCGCCAAGAGGCTGACGAACCCCTCGGCGAAGCAGTTCGGCTGGGCGTATGTGAACGACGCCAGCGAGGACACCGTCTGGCGCTTCGACGCGCTCCTCTGGCAGGCCGGCGGGGACATCCTGACGCCCGACGACAAGCACGCGGCGTTCAACTCCCCGGCGGGCGTCAAGGCGGCGACCCTGCTCCAGCAGATGGCCACCGTCGACCACTCCATCTACCTCGACAGCGGCAACGACAACTACGCCAACCTGTTCAACTCCGGCAAGATCGGCATGCTCTTCACCGGGCCCTGGGATCTGTCGCAGTTCCCCGACGCCGACTACGGCGTGCAGATCCTGCCCGGCGACGTGAACCACCAGACGATCTCCGGCCCCGACCAGTGGGTGATGCTCGACAACGGCGACGCCCGCACGAAGGCGGCCTGGACGTTCCTGAAGTGGTTCACGTCGCCCACCGAGGCGATGCGCTGGTCGCTCGCGACCGGTGACCTGCCGATCCGCGCGTCCGAGACGAAGCTGCCGGCCTACCAGGCCTACGTGAAGAAGTACAAGGGCATCTCGACATTCGTCCAGAACGAGGCGAACGCGCTCAAGGCGCGGCCGGTGCTCGTGGACTACAACGAGATCTCGCAGGCGATGGGTCAGGCGATCCAGGCGGTGCTGCTCGGGAAGGCCCAGCCGAAACAGGCGCTCGACCAGGCGGCCGCCGAGGTGAACCAGGTGCTGGCGCAGGGAGGGTGAGGCCCGGCCGCCGCATCCTCGGCTCCGAGCACCTCGCCGGCTGGATCTTCGTCCTGCCGGCGACCGTCCTGATCGTCCTCTTCGGGATCATCCCGATCGGCTGGGTGGTGCTGCTCTCGCTGCAGCACAACGACCTGCTGGCGGCGCCGACGTGGGCCGGCCTCTCGAACTACCGCGAGCTCGCGCACGACCCGGAGTTCCGTGACTCCGTCCGCCGCACCATCGTCTACACGGTGCTCTTCGTGCCGATCTCGGTCGGCGGGGCGCTGGCCGTCGCGCTCCTCTTGCACTCCGAGATCCGCTTCAACCGCTTCTACCGCACGGCGGTGTTCGTGCCGGTGGCGACCTCGACGGTGGCGACGGGGATCCTCTTCAACTGGCTCCTCGACCCCACGTACGGGATCGCAAACTACCTGCTCGGCAAGGTCGGCCTGGGGCCGTACGGGTTCTTCCAGGATCCTGACCAGGCGCTCTACGCGATCGTGGCGATGACGGTGTGGGGGTGGCTCGGCTTCGACGTGATCATCTATCTGGCCGCGCTGCAGGGCATCCCCGCCGACGTGCTCGAGGCCGCGGCCCTGGACGGCGCGACCCGGTGGGGGACGTTCCGGCACGTCGTCCTGCCGCTCCTCTCCCCGGCCACGCTCTTCCTGGTCGTGTGGTCGACGATCAACGCGCTGCAGGTGTTCGACGAGATCTATGTGACGACCCGAGGTGGGCCGCTGCAGGCGACGACGGTGCTCGTGTACGAGCTCTACAACCAGGCGTTCGCGCTCTTCCACGCCGGCTACGCGGCCGCGATCGCGCTCGTGCTCTTCCTGATCACGCTCGTCTTCTCGGTGATCCAGCTGTGGGTGGGGAACCGGCGGGTGCACTACTCGTCATGAGGATGCGGCTCCCGTTCAGCCCGCGCCACCTGGCGCTCGTCCCGATCTCGGCGCTGATGCTGCTGCCGCTCGTCTGGATGTTCGTCACGTCGGTGGAGACGCTTGACCAGACGCGCCACTTCCCGCCGACGCTGATCCCGTCGGGCATCCACTGGAGCAACTACTCGGAGGCGTGGAACCAGGCGCCGTTCGGGCGGTTCTTCGTGAACAGCCTGATCGTCACCGGCACGGCCGTGGCCAGCAACCTGCTCTTCTGCAGCCTGGCCGGCTACGCGTTTGCGCGGCTGCGCTTCTTCGGCCGCGAGGCGCTCTTCATCGCGCTCCTGGCGACGCTGATGGTCCCGTTCCAGGTGATCATGATCCCGACGTTCCTGATCGTGCAGCACCTGGGCCTGGTCGACTCGCTGGGCGGCCTGATCGCCCCCAACCTGGTCACGCCATTTGGCATCTTCCTGCTGCGCCAGTTCTTCCGCACGCTCCCCGTCGACCTGGAGGAGGCGGCCCGGATCGACGGGTGCACGCGCCTGGGCGTGCTCTTCCGGATCGTGCTGCCGCTGTCGCTGCCCGCGCTCGCCACGCTCGGGATCGTCACGTTCCTGTGGACCTGGAACGACTTCCTGTGGCCGCTGATCGTGATCACGTCGACCGACCAGAGCACGGTGCAGCTCGGGCTCGCCTCGTTCCAGGGCGCCCACGACACGAAGTGGAACCTGCTCATGGCCGGCAACGTGATGGCGCTCGCGCCGATGCTGATCGTCTTCGTCGTCGCCCAGCGCTGGTTCGTGCGCTCCCTCGCCTCCACGGGGATCCGCTGATGGCGAGAGTGGCGTTCGAGGCGGTGACGAAGGCGTTCCCGGGCGGGACGATCGCCGTCGACGCGCTCGACCTCGAGGTGGCGGACGGGGAGCTGATGGTGCTGGTCGGCCCGTCGGGCTGCGGCAAGTCGACGGCCCTGCGGATGATCGCGGGCCTCGAGCAGCCGACCGGGGGGACGATCCGGATCGGCGAGCGCGACGTGAACGGGCTCTCGCCGGGTGCGCGCGACGTCGCGATGGTCTTCCAGAGCTACGCGCTCTACCCGCACATGACGGTGCGCCAGAACCTGGCGTTCCCGCTCTCGCGGCGGCGGATGGCGAAGGACGAGATCGCCCGCCGGGTGGCGGCGATGGCCGAGATGCTCGAGCTCGCGGAGCTGCTCGGCCGCAAGCCCGGCCAGCTTTCCGGCGGCCAGCGCCAGCGGGTGGCGATGGGCCGGGCGCTGATCCGCGAGCCGGTCGCGTTCCTGCTCGACGAGCCGCTCTCGAACCTCGACGCCAAGCTGCGCACCGAGCTTCGGGCCGGGCTGAAGCGGCTGCACGCGCGGCTCGGCACGACCATGGTGTACGTCACCCACGATCAGATCGAGGCGATGACGCTCGGCGACCGGATCGCGGTCATGAACCGGGGCCGGCTGCAGCAGGTGGGCAGCCCCGACGAGATCTACCGGACGCCCTGCAACCTGTTCGTGGCCCGCTTCGTCGGCAGCCCGGCGATGAACATCCTGCCGGGCGCCGTGGTGGGGCGCGGGGCGGAGGTGACCGCCGGCGTGCGCCCCGAGGCGATGCAGCGGGCGGGCGACGTCGCGGACGGCATCCCGCTCGAGGTGGTCGTCGAGGTGGTGGAGCCGCTCGGGAGCGACGTCTTCGTGCACGGCCGTGCGGGCGCCGACGAGGTGGTCGCCCGCCTGCCCGGCAACGTCCACGTCAGCCCCGGCGACCGACTCCCGCTCGCGATCGACCCCGCCGACCTGCATCTGTTCGACCGCGAGACCGAGCAGCGCCTGGGGGAGGGATAACCGGGGCCAGGCCCCGTCGCGAACGGGGCCTGGCCCCTGGTAGTCCCGCGATAGACTGGCGGCCATGAAGCGCTGGGATCTGACGTCGCTGCCGCCGTCCAGCGAGAAGCGCACGCCGCGGGCGCCGCGCGACGCCGATCGGGTGCCCCGCCGCGACGGCCAGATCCCGCGGGTGCTCTTCAGCGCGCCCGAGTGCCGTGCGGTTGCGATCGAGCTGGCGGCGGGCGAGGCCATGGGCGACCACCACGTCCGCGAGCGGGCGGTCGTGCACGTGGCGTCCGGCCGGGTCGAGATCGAGGCGTCGGGGGAGTCCGCCGAGTGCGGGCCGGGCACGCTCGTCACGTTCGATCCGCACGAGACGCACAGGGTGCGCGCCCTCGCCGACTCGATGTTGCTCCTGGTGCTCGCGCCGTGGCCGGCCGCCGAGCACTACACCGACGCCGAGACGGCCCACGCCCAGGAGCTGCCGGCGCACGCGTTCGTGCCGCCGCTCCCCGGAGGCAGCTGACGGGCCTTGCCCGCCGGAAGGGGTCTGACCCCTTTTGGCGGGGTCTGCCGGCGGCGGTGCCGCCCGCGTCCGGCGCGGTCGTCATGGGCACCGCCATCCTCTCGGTCGACCTCACGATCGACGGTCACGAGACCCTGTCGCGCGCGTTGTTCGGGGTCGCCGCCGCGGTCTGGGTCGGGCTGGCCGGGCTGCTGGCCGGCCGCGTCCTTCGCGACCGGCCGCGCCTCCGACACGAGGCGACATCGCCGGCGGCGCTCACCGGCGTCGCCGGAACGGCCGTGCTGGGGGTGCGCATGGGGCTGCTCGGCTGGTACGGCGCCGCCGCCGCCCTGCACGCGGTCGCCCTGGTCCTGTGGCTCCTGCTCGTGCCTCCCGTCCTGCGGGGCTGGGCGACGCCGACGGTCGGCGTCTCGTTCGTCCTCGCCGTCTCGACCGAGTCGCTGGCCGTGCTGGCCGCGGTCGTCGCCGTCGGCGAGGACGCGGCCTGGCTCGCGGCCGCGGCGCTGATCCCGCTTGCCCTGGGCCTGGCCGCCTATCTGTTCGTCCTCGCACGCTTCGACCTGCGCCAGCTGCGCACCGGCCGCGGCGACCACTGGGTGGCGGGCGGCGCGCTCGCCATCGCCGCGCTTGCCTGCGGCCGGGTCGCCGAGGCGGCGCAGGCGCTGGCCCCGCTGCACGGCCTCGCGGACGGCCTGGGCACGGCCTCACTCGTCCTCTGGGCGGCCGCCCTCGCCTGGCTGCCGATCCTCGTCGCCGCCGAGCTGGCCGAGCCCCGGCTCGGCTACGACGCCCGCCGCTGGTCGACCGTCTTCCCGGTCGGGATGTACACGGCCTGCAGCTTCGTCGTCGGCAAGGTCGAGGGCGCCGGCGGCCTGGTCGACTTCGCCCGCGTCTGGATCTGGGTCGGGCTGGCCGTGTGGGCGCTCGTGGCGGCCGGGCTCGTGCGGCGAGCGCTGGCGATCTGGCGCGCGGGCGACGCGACGCGTCAGCGCCGGGCCGCGCCAGGCGCGTAGCGGCGCCGGTAGAGCACGTAGGGCCGGCCGAGGTACTGGAACGGGATGCTCCACGCGTGCACGAGCCGGCTGAACGGCCAGAGCGCGTAGAGCACCCACGGCAGTGCCGCGTGCACCTGGTAGACGACCGGGGCGCCCGACATCAGCTCCGGCTGGGGGTCGTGGAACAGCGACCGGAACCAGGGCCCGACGCTCTGGCGGTAGTCGTAGCCGGGACCGAAGACGTTGTAGCCGACCGCCTCGACGACGCCCAGGACGACGAGCACCGTGATGAGCGCGTAGACCACCACATCGGCGGTCGATGTCGTGACGCGCACGCGGGCGACCGAAGCACGGCGGTAGATCAGGATCAGGAGCCCTACCAGGCAGACGATCCCGGCGATGCCGCCGCCGATGCCCGCCAGGTGGTGGTACGCCCGTTCGGAGATGCCGAGCGACCGTGTCGCGCTGGCGGGGACGAGGATGCCGGCGACGTGGCCGAGGATCACCGCGATCGCGCCCCAGTGGAACAGGTTCGAGCCCCACGCCAGCAGCCGGCTCTCGAGGATCTGGGTGGAGCGGCTCGTCCAGCCGAGCTGGTCGCGCCGGTAGCGCCACACGTGCCCGCCGAGGAAGAGCGCCGTCGCGACGTACGGCAGCACCAGCCACACGTAGGTGTCGGCCGCACCGCTCACCGCCGCGCCTCCATGGGCATGACCTCGGGCGGCGCGAACGGCTCCAGGCCGACGCGCTCGTCCGGCGGCCCTTCGGCCCCCAGCCGGGCGAGGCGGTCGCGCTCGATCCGGCCCAGCCCCGGCAGCGACGCGCACAGCACCTCGAGCGTGCACGCCCACGGGCTGGCCAGGTCGGCCAGGCGGGCGCGCAGCAGCTCGAGCGCCAGCCGGTGCTCGCGCAGGAGCGTCTCGCCGTATCCGGCGGGCGCGATCGCCGCGAACTCGAGCAGCGCCGGCAGGTAGTCGGGCAGCTCGCCTTCGGCCAGGGGGAGGCCGGCGGCGGCGTAGAGCCGCTTCATCCGCAGGAGGGCCATGCCCCGCCGGCGGGTGTCTCCGTGGAGGTAGTACGTCAGGTGCAGGCCCGTGCGCCGGTCGAGGTCGAACGTCTCCACGTAGGCCGCCTGGCGGGCCGGGAGCGGCGTGCCCCGCCACCAGTCCCAGAAGGGGGCGAGGGTCGGGCCGCCGTCGCCGGCCACCTGGCCGAGCACGGCGTCGACCTCGGGCCGGGGGTAGTCGAGCAGGAGCGACAGCAGGCGGTGGGGGGCCGGCGCGCGCCTCATCCGCCGCCTCCGAGCACGTTCAGCCGCCGCTTCGGCCGCCGCGACGTCGGATAGCCGAC
This window harbors:
- a CDS encoding SIS domain-containing protein, whose amino-acid sequence is MSATVHELTSQPTLWRHAAGLEPDPALPAHGLRVAVVGCGTSLYIAQAYARSREEAGHGETDAFAASEFPAGRAYDAVLALSRSGTTTEVLVALERLGSGTPTVAVTALADSPLAEAAAATVVLAFADERSVVQTRFATTALVYLRAHLGVDPAAAADAAEVVLTDPLPVDPTGFDRFHFLGYGWTVGLAAEAALKLREAGRAWTESYPAMEYRHGPIATADTRTLVVAFDPLDAALAGDIRATGARLLDAGPEPLATLVMCQRLAVELAVARGFDPDTPRNLTRSVVLT
- a CDS encoding ABC transporter substrate-binding protein codes for the protein MRRRLVLATALVAALSLAAGCGGGSGGSSGGRVNIVLWHGYVDTEGKAITAAAALFNKTHPKIHITIQNYGNSDYALQKVLTAIRGGSYPDIVYLYGSWAANVARTPHAVDLAPMIKSDPSIRWNDFWPAERQAVTVGDKIIGVPALVDNLALVYNKTLFRQAGIPYPTASWTWADLRAAAKRLTNPSAKQFGWAYVNDASEDTVWRFDALLWQAGGDILTPDDKHAAFNSPAGVKAATLLQQMATVDHSIYLDSGNDNYANLFNSGKIGMLFTGPWDLSQFPDADYGVQILPGDVNHQTISGPDQWVMLDNGDARTKAAWTFLKWFTSPTEAMRWSLATGDLPIRASETKLPAYQAYVKKYKGISTFVQNEANALKARPVLVDYNEISQAMGQAIQAVLLGKAQPKQALDQAAAEVNQVLAQGG
- a CDS encoding STAS domain-containing protein, translated to MRVVALVGEHDLSTVDALSDEIERQFGTAPHVVVDLTRATFVDSTVVCALALGGEHARARSACRFAVVAAPDSFVHKVFDMVDLRNMMPTYETLEEALADGGVIQAQTTRLRPV
- a CDS encoding sugar ABC transporter permease, with translation MRPGRRILGSEHLAGWIFVLPATVLIVLFGIIPIGWVVLLSLQHNDLLAAPTWAGLSNYRELAHDPEFRDSVRRTIVYTVLFVPISVGGALAVALLLHSEIRFNRFYRTAVFVPVATSTVATGILFNWLLDPTYGIANYLLGKVGLGPYGFFQDPDQALYAIVAMTVWGWLGFDVIIYLAALQGIPADVLEAAALDGATRWGTFRHVVLPLLSPATLFLVVWSTINALQVFDEIYVTTRGGPLQATTVLVYELYNQAFALFHAGYAAAIALVLFLITLVFSVIQLWVGNRRVHYSS
- a CDS encoding STAS domain-containing protein, with the protein product MSRFGVWIHPGAPTRVEAWGELCISTVPDLQACVLRAIDERPGSPLVVDLRRVWFCDLAGLRAAWWMRDLGRSVGAEVEVCESAAIRHVARLVGQLRAARIA
- a CDS encoding carbohydrate ABC transporter permease, with the protein product MRMRLPFSPRHLALVPISALMLLPLVWMFVTSVETLDQTRHFPPTLIPSGIHWSNYSEAWNQAPFGRFFVNSLIVTGTAVASNLLFCSLAGYAFARLRFFGREALFIALLATLMVPFQVIMIPTFLIVQHLGLVDSLGGLIAPNLVTPFGIFLLRQFFRTLPVDLEEAARIDGCTRLGVLFRIVLPLSLPALATLGIVTFLWTWNDFLWPLIVITSTDQSTVQLGLASFQGAHDTKWNLLMAGNVMALAPMLIVFVVAQRWFVRSLASTGIR
- a CDS encoding GNAT family N-acetyltransferase, with the protein product MPYTIKALDESTWPAFADLVERNNGVFGGCWCMGFHPEGPDRESAECNRDRKLERVRAGTTHAALVFDGDECLGWCQFGPPDELPRIKSRATYERTRTGSPPAWRIACCYVGKGNRRKGVASAALEGALGLIAGLGGGTVEGYPEDAASVPAGFLFNGALSTYEKLGFDRDRKIGKHRWVMTRVVQPAALGRRR
- a CDS encoding DeoR/GlpR family DNA-binding transcription regulator translates to MRQSDRFNHIITQLSTQGSVGVGDLVDAMGVSAATIRRDLALLEGQRLLARTHGGAVAHGVLYELPLRYRSADRQEQKSRIAQAAAARVAEGAAIGMTGGTTTTEVARALTDRRRLTVVTNSLSIASELAVRPNLKLVVTGGVARPESYELVGPLAEGALATLNLDLVLVGVDGISVGEGFTTHHEVEAHTNHALIDRARRVVVVADSSKLGQVAFARICGVDDVDELITDSDAAPDEVEAVRAAGLEVTLV
- a CDS encoding ATP-binding protein, which translates into the protein MADRRTGGSTRRPKYTAPAKGSTDASRGSHVDVPHELVKTRCRWRLPAEAAMVPYVRAGITNLATDLTDDDLDRIRLTVTEACANVVRHAYPRDPGILEVGVCLGRRTVVIDVCDAGIGTGAAQARAEPGEGGLGLPLIGMLADRVEITPHEPGTSVRMIFELH
- a CDS encoding nitroreductase family protein, translating into MADSADMLPFDAAVRSRRTHKVFGREPVPRATLDELFELARWAPNHHLTQPWRFRVVGPRALAALKAATDDGGVKLERAPTLIVASVVRQPDPVADQEDLCAAACACFIVLTAAHVRGLAGYWRTPAVLRTEAGLEAVGVPDDERLLGLLHLGPPAREAQPPERLPAAGFVRYLD